The window CCTCCGCCGACATTCACTCGCCCCTGACTGGCCACATTCAGGGTCCCCGTCCCGCCTGTGGTGCCGATGCTCACTGCCCCCGTACTCTGCCACTGCCCCCCCGTGCGCACCGTGACGGTCCCTGTGCCATACTTCGTGGGCGCTGGTGGCCCGGTGGCCCCCGTCGCAGTCCCCGCATTGTAAAAGCCGATCGCCGTCGTGCTGCTGCTAGCCACCAGGCCATTGTCCTCCACCACCAGGGATCCTGTCCCTGTGTGCCCCACAAAAAGAGGGCCGACTTCCCATTTACTACCCGTCCCGCTCACCTTCACCGCCGCCGTCCCCTGCACGCGATTGGCGTCCTGCCCGTAACCTGCAATGTAGCCGTTGGGTGATTTCACAAATCCTCCAGATTCCACATTCATCGTGCCATTGCCCCGATACCCCAAAATAAAAGTCGTGCTCGTGATGAGTTGCCCTTGGGAGTTCACATTCAGGATCCCCGTGCCGATCCCTGCACTGTTTCCTAACCCCACGTGAATGGTTCCCGAGGAGGTTACCTTTCCCTGATTGCTCACCGTCAAAGTCGCCGTGCCAGAGCTTCCTAAATGAAACTGCGTAGCGCCTGTCTTATTCATTTCACTGCCCAGGCCATCCACCGTGATAAAGCTGTTCGTCCCAGCATTGCTGCCAAACACAATAGCCCCTCCCACCCCCAAAATCCCCCCCGAGGTGTCCTTCGTGATCTCCAGCCTTCCATTATTCATGGTTAGGCCCAGGATAGACTGCGTCGTATCCTTCAATGAAATCGTCCCGCCATTACTGAGGAGAATGGAAGTCGCCGCATCTGGCAGAGCTGTCCCCGGCACTGTCCCTGTCCAACTCCACTTTGTGGTCTCGGTCCACAGACCCGTTCCAGTCGAATTCCACGTGGCCGTCTGGGCCATGGCCTGGAGAGAGAAGCCCGCATAAACCAAAATGCTGAGCAGACAACGATAAAGAAGGATTCGGATTTTCATAGGGGGGCGTTGGTTCCCCCCGTTGGCATGAGGCCGTGGACTCTCCGTCACAGCACAGGTCTGTTTTGGAAAGGGCGCTCCGGGGGGATAATCATTCCTCAAGCATCGGATATGCCATGCCCACGACTCTGGAGCTTTCACGGCACAGAAGTATCAACACCGCCTCTCTCAGCACGCAGCCTCGTTTCATCTGGCCTTCCCTCGCTGCTGGCCTCTCTTGCTCACTTTTTGTCCTAAGGAGACGAAATCTCAAAAAGCCTCTTGACTGTATTGATGCTGAGACTTATTCGCACTAGTCACTATTGCGACTGATACTCATATCCGTTTCCACCCAAGAGACGCCGTTCCCGAATCCATGAAACTCACTCACTCCCCCTTCCGCACTTTGCCTCACGGCTTCGCTTGGACTTCCACCTTGGGCCTTCTAGGCAGCCTCGCAGCCCAAACAGCCGCCCCCACTCCTGCTGTCAATCCGGCCACAGAAGGTGAACCCACAGACGAACTGCCCGAAATCGTCGTCACCACCACCAGCGAAAAAGTTTATAAACCCGAGCGCCTCCAATCTCCCAAATACACGGAGCCGCTGCGCGATGTTCCCCAGACCATCACCGTGATTCCCAAGGCAGTGATCGAAGACCGAGGCGCATTCAGCCTCCGCGATGTCCTTCGCAACACCCCTGGCATCTCCATGCAGGCGGGTGAAGGCGGCGGCGGTCTTTCAGGCGACAACCTCAGCATCCGCGGTTTCACTTCCCGTGGTGACCTTTACCAAGACGGTGTGCGCGATACAGGCTCCTACAATCGCGATCCCTTCAATACCGAGCAGGTGGAAGTAACCAAGGGCCCTTCATCTTCCTCCAATGGCCGCGGATCAACCGGTGGCTCCATCAACCTCACCAGCAAGCTGGCCAACCAAGAGCAAGGCGGCAGTGTCTCCCAGTCTTTCGGCACAGACAATCTCTACCGGACAACGGCGGACTACAACCAGCCGATCTCTGACCACATGGCCCTCCGCGTGAACGGCATGTACCACAGTGCTGACACTCCAGGGCGCGACGTCGTGAACCAGGAGCGTTACGGCCTTGCCGCCTCTTTGGCTTTTGGTCTCGGCACGGAAACCCGTGCCTATATCAATTACCAGCACCTGTCTGAAAACAACATTCCAGACTACGGTATCCCGTGGGTGCCTGCCAATGGGACCTTCAGTGGCAGCGGCACGCGCCTGAACAACTACAAAGACAAAGCGCCACCTGTCAGCTTCGACAACTTTTATGGTCGTGAAAACACCGACTTCGAAGACGTCCAGAGTGACATCATCACCGGCATTTTGGAACACGACTTTTCGGACAAGCTGAAGCTGCGTAACGTGCTCCGTTATGGCCGCGTCTACCGCAACTCGGTCATTACGGCTCCTCGGTTCTTTGACACTGTGCCCACGGCTCAAATTCCGGACCCAGCTAACCCAGGCCAGTTTATCAATGACCCGGCTACCGTCGGCAACCAATATACAAGCGCCCTGAATCGCCAGATGCAGGCCCGTGAGCAGACACAGGAAATCCTGTCCAACCAGACCAATTTCACGGCTGAGTTTGATACTGGCATCCTGAAGCACGCCCTCGTTACCGGCATGGAACTCACCTGGGAGCGTCAAGTCAATGCCAATGCTGCGCGCGCAGATGCCGCAGGCCGTTCGGACATTTTTAATCCAGGTCTTAATGACGGCGTTTACACAGGTCGTCCTGTTCTCCCTGGCGGTGCCGAGTCTCACCTCGACACCTTCTCCCTCTACGCCTTCGACACGATCTCCATCGCCAAATATGTAGAACTGAACGGAGGTCTCCGCTACGACCATCTGGAGTATGAATCCCGCAATCCTGGCGGCAGTGCTGGCTTCAGCGGCTCCGATGACCTCATCAGCTGGAAGGCTGGCATTGTGGTGAAGCCTGTCGAATACGGCAGCATTTACTTCTCCTACGGTACTTCCTTCAACCCATCCATCGACACCAACGTCGGACTGGGCCTGACGGCGGCGGTGGCAGATTTGAATCCTGAGGAAAACCGCAGCTACGAACTAGGCACCAAGTGGGACCTGTTTGACGAGCGCCTCTCCCTGACCGCAGCCCTCTTCCGCTCCGAGAAGACCAACGCCCGCACCAACGACCCCATCCTGGGCACCGTGCTGGCAGGCGACCAAGTCGTTCAGGGAGTGGAATTCGGCCTTGCTGGCAACATCACCAAAGATTGGCAGGTCTTTGCCGGATACGCCTACATGGAAAGCGAAGTGCGCGACTCCGCAGTTGTTGCTGAACTGGGTCAATCCCTCGGTAACACTCCCGACCATTCCTTCAACATCTGGACCACCTACAATCTGCCCTTCCGTGTGCAGGTCGGTTTTGGTGCTCAGTATGTGGGTGACCGACAGAACGGCAACTCCAACACCTCCCGCACAGCCCCAGGTTACTGGACCTGCGACGCCATGCTGAACTACCAGGTCAATGATAAGTTCAACGTCCGTCTGAATGTCTATAACCTCGCAGACGAGCGCTACATTGACCGCGTCGGTGGTGGCCACTTTGTCCCCGGTGCAGGCCGCTCCGCAGCCCTCACGGCCAGCTACAAGTTCTAAACCTTCTCTGCCGTGCAACTAGGCCGGGGGTATGGACACGCGAATGCGTGCTTTGCCCCCGGCCTCTTCCCGTCTCCCCCTCATGCTCCTCACCATCCCAGACGTCCTCACGCCAGACCAGACCGCCCATGCCCGGCAATTGCTCGATGCCACGGACTGGGTGGATGGCAAGACCACCACGGGCTACCAGTCCGCCAAGGCCAAGGACAACATGCAGCTCCCTGAAAGCAGCCCCGTGGCGAGGGAGCTGGGAGACATGATCCTAGCCGCTCTCTCACAAAATCCGCTATTCGTCGCTGCGGCCCTGCCTTTGCGCATCCTGCCGCCCATGTTCAATCGCTATGCCGGTGGGCAATCCTTCGGCACGCATGTGGACAATGCCATCCGCCAACTTCCCCATTCCCCCGTGCGTATCCGCACGGACCTCAGCGCCACCCTCTTTTTTTCAGATCCCGAAGAGTATGAAGGCGGCGAACTATGCATCGAAGACCTCTATGGAGTGAAGACCGTGAAGCTACCCGCAGGCCACATGGTCCTCTATCCTTCCACCAGCCTGCACCACGTCACTCCCGTCACTCGAGGCGCACGTGTGTGCTCGTTTTTCTGGCTGCAAAGCATGATCCGTGACAATGGCCAAAGATCACTCCTGTTTGACCTGGATCTTTCCATCCAGCGTCTCGCCCAGGAGCTTGCCGGAAATCCAGTGGCCGAAAAGACCAGCGTTCAGCTCACGGGCGTGTATCACAATCTGCTCCGCCAATGGGCAGAGATGTGAATTTGTCCAAACCCACACCTTTCCAAAATAATCTGCGACCAAGCCGCACACCCCAGGTTTCCCTTCGCCTGTTTTCCCCATGCATCTCACGTTTCATCGTTCCATCTTCTGGGCTCACCTAATCAGCGGCATCCTTGCTGGCATCGTCATTCTGTCCATTGCCATCTCCGGCCTTCTCATCGCCTATGAAGTCCAGCTCATGGACTGGGCCAACCGAGATCTGCGAGTGCCCCCACCTATCGCCACAGCCACTCATCTCGACATCGAAACCCTGCTGGCCAAAGTTCAGGAGACCAAGCCAGATCTGAAACCCAGTGGCATCACCTGGAAGGCCGATCCCGCCCTACCAGTCACCCTCAGCATGGGTCGCGAAGGCACCTATTTTGCCAACCCCTACACCGGCGAGTTTTTGGGTGAGGGCAACCATGCCTGGCATGACTTTTTCCATGCCGCCACCGACTGGCACCGCTTCCTCACGGGCACCGGCTTGCCACGCGAAGTCGGCAAGGCCATCACAGGTGCGGGCACGCTCGTTTTTGGCATCCTGCTGGCCAGCGGTATTTACCTCTGGTGGCCGCGCCACTGGCGCTGGACCAACGTGCGCGCCGTTCTCCTTTTTAACCGCAAACTCAAAGGCCGCGCCCGCGATTGGAACTGGCACAACGTCCTCGGTTTCTGGAGCGCCATCCCCATGCTCTTCATCATCCTCACCGGATTGATCATGTCCTACACCTGGGCCAACAACCTCCTCTTCCGCGCCACTGGCAACGAGCCCCCACCACCCCGCACCCGCCCAGCAGGCGGCCCAGGCGCAGCCCCCAGCGACATGGCCAAGGGCAGTCCTCGTGGTGAAGGAGGTCCTCGTGGTGAAGGCAGGCCCCCAATGGCCAGTGCCCCCGTTTCGCTCACCGGCCTCGCGCCACTTTTGCAACAGGCACGTGAACAAACTCCTGGTTGGGCCAGCCTCAGTCTGCGCATGCCGCAAAAACCGGGCGATCCCTTCCCTGTCATGGTGGATCGTGGTGGCCGTGGGCAGGTGCATCTACGCACGATGCTGAATCTAGATACCGCCCAACAAAAACTTCTTCCAAGTCCCGATGACATCACCCGGCAAAACCTGGGCCGCCGCCTGCGCATGTACTCACGTTATCTCCACACCGGCGAACTCTTCGGCTTCCTGGGCCAAACCATCGCCGCCCTCTGCACCCTCGCAGCCGCCCTCCTCGTCTGGACCGGTTTCGCCCTGGCTTGGAGACGCTTCTTCGGACGGAAGACGAAAGCCTCCGCCACCTAAAGTGATGCGGGCACTCCTGCCTGCCCCTGCTGAATCGTAGGCCGGATGTGTTCGGCGCAATTGGATCTCGCGCAGCTCTGTCGCCAGCTTCGCCGAACTATCCGGCTTTCTTTGATGGCCGCCTCCTCCCTGACGTCAACGGCTACAGCACAAATGCTCCCAAGAAAGACTTCGTGTCTTCAAAGAAAGCCGGATAATTCGGCGAAGACAACTGAGCAATAGCGGCCCGAATCACGCCGAACACATCCGGCCTACATTCCCGCCCGAGTTGGACAAGCAAAACGAGAGTCCTCAGGCAACTGAATTCATCTTGAATATGGAGATCGGTAGTTCCTTGCTCCTTGCCGATCATCGTCTGCTGAAAAGCCAACATCTCTCATGCGCATCCGCATCCTCAGCGATCTCCATCAGGAATTCGGAGCCACCGAAATTCCTCGTGAGGATTGTGACCTGATCCTCCTCGCCGGAGACATCGCCACAAAGCAGAACGCGCTGCCCTGGATTCGTGAATTCACGGGCGACACACCCACCGCGTATGTCTGCGGCAACCACGAGTTCTACGGTGAGAAACTTCCCCGAGTGACCGAACGCCTGAAGGAGCAGACGGCGGGCTCAAACATTCATGTGTTGGAAAACGATGCCTTTGAGGTAGCCGGATGGCACATCTATGGCTGCACCCTCTGGACAGACATGGCCCTGCAGGGTGAATGGACGGAAGGTGCCGTCGAAGCAGGCGACCGGATGAACGACTACAAACGCATCCGCACCGCTCAGCAAGGCTACCGCAAACTCTCCCCCAGAGACACCCGCGCCATCCATGTGGATTCCGTGCAACGCATGGAAACCTTCCTTTCCACCCACGATCCCCGCCGCTGCATCATCGTCACTCACCACGCACCATCGGCCTTGTCATTGCCCGAACATCGCCGCAGCGAACTCGTGAGTTGCGCTTATGCCTCTCATCTGGACAGCTTCATCGAAAAACATCAGCCAGCCCTCTGGGTCCACGGTCACATCCATCATAATAGCGACTACTTCATCGGTGAGACCCGTGTGATTGCCAATCCCCAAGCCTACCCCAATGAACCGAATAAAAACTTCATTCCAAGGCTCATTGTCGAGATGCACTGATAAAAATCCTTCTTCAATCTCTAGCTATGCCCCCAGATGCTAAAATAGCCTTCTATGCGGCACATCGAATCCGCAAATGTGCGAAGAAGAGGGAATTGTGGTGCGCAACCGTTATTGAAGTCCTGCCCCCTGATATTCAAATCCATCTTGATGAAACCGAACAGCCTATTGTCAGCGCCAGCTTTCCTGAAGGCGACTGGTATGTCTGGACAACCAAGCGAATGGTCGCCACGACTGCCGGTCAGACATGGGAAGTACCGGCCGATTCCATTGATCGAATCGATTGGGGCACTCCCCAGAAAAGTCTTCATACCTTATACCAGACAGGTTGTGTAAAAAGTACTCTTGGTATTTTTGAATCAAGCAAAGGGTTTTCATTTCCTGTTCGTTACGAGACAGGATATGCTTGGTCAGGTCTGGTAGGTTGCCATCAATACTGGCGTCTCAAACATCCAATCCTGGATAAGCTCTTAACCCCTGAAGAGTTTGAGGCACGAGGAATAAAATCGATATAGTTAGGCTATGCCGTTCCTTTTCAAGAACACTTTGCGTCGGACTGCATGCCTCCTTCTCGTTGTACTCCTTGGGCTCGCATTTTACATCTCCAGTAAGATGCCGTCTAGGCTCAAACACATGTATGGTGAGTGGGCGGCCATTGAACTGATCATGACAGCGCATCATCTGTCTGGACGCCTGCCCGCCTCATGGGACGACTTGGCACCGTGGTATGAGCAATCCAACTCAACACCTCGCAGTGGCATCAGTTTCCCACAGCTTCGGGAACTTGTGGAGATCGACTTCTCTCAATTACCACACATTGAGGCCGCTGCTAGATTGGGACAACCACTCCCCGAATCCCGCTCTTTGATCCGGAAGAAGGATGGCAGAGGCGGGCATTGGATCAGACCTAACCAAATGCTGGCAGACTATTTCAAAACAGGCAAAGTTGTGATCATGGACAAACCCTAGCCATCAAGCCCATGAAACGCCTCATCATCATCGCTCTTCTAACCCTCCTCGTCGGTGGTGCCGGGCTGTGGGGCTATGTGTGGTGGAAGACACGATCTGCCTCACACATTGCAGCCCAAGGAGGGCGGACTCTGTCCATTCGCTTGCCAGCCGAGGCCCCACACTTTCGGCAAAATGATCCGCGCTGGGGCGCTGAAAAACTGGGCCGCACTTCCGAAACGATCAAGAGCGTGGGCTGCGCGATGTGCAGCGTGGCCAGTGCCGCCCAGTATCTGGGAGAAACAACCGATCCCTCCACCCTGAATCGGGCCCTGGCCGAAAACGGAGGCTACACGGACCAAGGCTGGTTGGTATGGTCTGCCATCGCCAAGATTTTTGACCAACGCATCGAGGTGAATGTCCTCAGCAGCCCTTCTCATGAAGCGATGGATCGTGCGCTGGAAGCCGGACAGTATTCGGTGGTGAAGTTCTTCCTGCCCATGGGCATCCCCCATTGGGTCATCGTGGTGAGCAAGGAAGGCCAGGATTACCTCATCTACGATCCGACCGAGACGGAGAAAGAACCGAGACGCCTGTCAGAAAAAACCTCCGGCATCTACTCGCTGAGGATCGTGCGCCGCACGGCTTGAGCGGGTCCGCCGCTGGGAAATGCCGGAAAATTTCTGCAAGGTCGAATTATGTGGCTTCGTTTCGGCGGTAGAAAGCCAAGTTACCCCTGCTCCCCTCATGAATCCCACCTCTACCCCCTTTGGCCGTCGCCAGTTCATCGCCGGCGCGGCGCAGTCCTTTCTAGGCGTCACCGCGCTGAGCCAGCTCGGCGGCAAGGCCTTTGCCATCCCAGGGGAAAATACCAGCCCGCTGAAGCAGGTGCCCACGGCGCGCAGTGTCATCTACCTCTACATGACGGGAGGGATGAGCCACCTGGACACCTGGGATCCAAAGCCTGACAACGGCGACGTCATGGGCCTCACCAAAACGCTGGATACCAAGGTGGATGGCATGCGCCTCAGTGAGAACATCCCCCTCCTGGCCCGTCAGGCGGACAAGCTGGCCGTCATCCGCGGCATGAACTCCACCCAGGGTGCGCATGAGCAGGGTAACTACTTCATGCACACCAGCTACACGCTGCGCAGCAGCATCCGCCACCCTTCCATGGGCGCGTGGCTGCAGAAATTCCAGGACCGTGGCAATCCCACGCTCCCCGGCAGTGTGATGATCGGCAATGACAGCCGCCATCCCGGCGCAGGCTTCTTTGAATCCCGCTTTGCCCCACTGATGATCAATGATCCGGAAAGCGGCATCTCCAACGTACGGCCTAACGAATGGTTCACCGAGGAGCGTTTCGCCAGCCGCCTGAGCATCGCCAAACAGCTCGATAAAAAATTCGCCGCCACCTACGACGTTAAAAACGTGCGCGCCTACAGCGACATGTATGATGATGCGGTGAAAATGATGAAGAGCGAAGAGCTGAAAGCCTTCGACCTGGATGCCGAGCCTGATGCCCTCCGCGAAAAATACGGACGCGACCGTTTCGGCCAGGGCTGTCTGCTGGCCCGCCGTCTGGTGGAGCATGGCGTGCGTCACGTAGAGGTCAGCTTTGGCAACTGGGATACCCACAATGCCAACTTCACCCGCGTGCCGGAACTCTGCGACGAGCTGGACTCCGCCATGAGCACCCTCATCAGCGATCTTGAGGCCCGAGGCATGCTGAATGACACCCTCATTGTGCTGGCTACCGAATTTGGCCGCACGCCTGAAGTCAATGCCAACGATGGCCGCGACCACCACCCTGCCGGGTTTAGTTGCGTGCTAGCTGGGGGCGGCATCCGTGGCGGCCAAGTCTATGGAGCCACCGATGAGAGAGGGGATAAAGTGGTGGATGGATCCACCACCATCCCGGACCTGAACGCCACCATCGGTTATGCCCTAGGCCTGCCGTTGGATCAGGTGCTTTATTCCTCAACGAAGCGTCCCTTCACCATTGCCGACAAGGGCAAACCTCTAACCCAGCTTTTCGGCTGATTTCGAGCCTCTGACTTCAGCCCCAGGTGTGTCCAGACATGCCCGGGGCTTTTTATTGCCAGGAAACGAGGGTCACTTCCTGGCGATTGGCTGGGAGCTGCCGCACATAGACCGGACCCGGAGCCCAGTCGCGGATGCGGTGGATGAGGTCCGGCAACTCAGCCTCGACTTTGGCCGAGTTGATTTTCAGAGTCAAAATGAGCCCCAAGGGGCGAAGGCGGGAGGCAAATTTCTCCACGTATTGGCAGACCACACGCGGCTCCAGATTCATGTCGGAAACCAGCAGGTCCACCTGATCTGGCACCATACCAGGCCTCAGATCCCCGGCAGCGACCTTGAGATGATGAAAGGCAGGATGCGCCAATACCCGGGCATCCATCGCCCCCGTATCTACCCCAAACACCGTGGCTCCTCGAGACAAAAGCGAGTGAGAAGCGCCACCGGGTGCGGAGCCCAGCTCCAGCACCGTCCGCCCTTGAATATCTTTTTGGATGCCTAACCAATCCAGCGCCTGCTCCATTTTCATCCACGCTCGTGAGGGTGCCTCCGGAGGTAAAGATAGACGCAGAAGCGCGACAGGATCGGCCAGATCGCCTGGCTGATGGCGGTGGTAGCCCACCAGCATGGGTTCGCCCTCAGCTCCCATGATTACACTCACCACGGTATCTCCAGGGTTCGGCAGCCTCTTCGGGGATAAATCCAGCAGACCCCGCACTTCCACCCCCGTGGCATCTACCCGGGCCCAGGTTTCAGGATCAGCACCCTCTTCAGAAACCTCGCGGGGAATTACATTTAAAACCGCCGCATTGACCACGGCAGCACGCTCCGCCACTTCCTGCGGAGTTTTTGCCATCCCCAGGGAAAACCCAGAGACCTGAGCCAACCAAGCCCCGAGGCGAAAATGCCCTGGCAACTCTCCCTGCACCTTCCAAGTAATGAGCTGCGGCCTCATGAAGGCCGGGGTCAGCAGGCCTCCATGACGGGTAGCCACCTCTCTTTTGAGGGCAGCTTCAGCGCCAGGACGGCAGGTGGCAAAAACAAAGGTCGGGGGTATCACGACCCCTTATTGGCACACTCCGCTCCCCTGCGCGACAAAATCCCCCAGCCCTGGGTGAGGATTGCGGCTTGCCAGTCGGGCGCTAGCCTGCTAAATCCTCCCACGCTATGGCAAAAATTCAGTACACCACCCCCGAAGGCACCACTGGCGAAGTTGAGCTGACCGCTGAGCGTATGACGCTGGGCCGCGCAGATGACAATCAGATCGTCATCTCTCATGACTCGGTTTCCAGCCATCATGGTGAAGTCGCCATCGAAGGGGATGCCTGGGTCTTTACCGACCTCGGTTCCACCAATGGCACCAAAATCGGCGGTGAGCGCGTGGAACGCCTGGAACTCGGCCACGGTGGCAGCTTTACCCTTGGCCACGTGGATTGCGTTTTCATCGGGGATTTCGAAGAAGCCCCTGCCTACAGCGCCCCCACCCGCACCATGTCCAGCAGTGGTTATGGCGCAGCCCCTATTGATCGTAATCGCCGCACAGGCTTCGGCCCTAAAGGCAAACCGAAGAGCAACGGTTACGGTCCCCTCTTCGGCCTCGGTGCATTGGCCCTCCTGGTCTGCGCTTATGCCGCATTCTCATTTACTCAGATGACCGCCTAAATCCTCGGTCCGGTGATCGCTCCATCGCGATCCCTGGCGGCATGACCTGCCGCCAACATGGATTTTTGTCATAAACAACCAAACAAGGATGCGGCCTCCATGCGCCGCGAAGAAGCTCAAGTAATGTCCAATACCATTGTTGTCGGTGCCCAGTGGGGCGATGAAGGAAAAGGTAAGATCGTTGATTACCTCACAGAACACACAGATGTCGTCGTACGCGCCGCAGGCGGGAACAACGCCGGCCATACCGTCATCAACAACGGCACCAAGTACATCCTGCACCTCATCCCCAGCGGCATCCTCTGGGAAGATAAGATGTGCGTCATCGGCAACGGTGTGGTCATGGACATCCTCGGCCTGCTGGAAGAGATGGCCAAACTCCGGGCGCAAGGCGTCAAGATCACTCCGGAAAATCTCAAGATCAGTGAGACCGCTCACCTCGTCCTGCCTTATCACAAAGGTCTGGATCAGGCACGCGAAGCAAAACTGGGTGACAAAAAAATCGGCACCACCGGTCGCGGCATCGGCCCGGCTTATGCGGACAAAGTAGAGCGCGGTGGTCTGCGCGCCATCCTCCTGACTCGCCCAGAGCAGCTCGAAAAAGAACTGCGCAGCCGCATCCTCATGCACAACGAGACCTTCCGCGCCGTCGGCGTGGCAGAGGTGCCGGTGGAAGAAACCATCACCGCCGTGCTGGCTGCCGCCAAAGTGCTGGCCCCGCACATCACCAACACCGCCGTCTATTGCCACGAGGCCATCCGCGCTGGCAAGAGCCTGCTCTTTGAAGGTGCCCAAGGCACATACCTAGACATTGACCACGGCACCTATCCCTTCGTCACCAGTTCCAACACCACCTCAGGAGGTGCTTGCACAGGTTCCGGCGTGCCTCCCCGCATGATTGACAAAGTCGTCGCTGTGGCAAAAGCCTACACCACCCGTGTCGGCTCCGGTCCCTTCATCACAGAGAATGAAGACATCGGTGACATGCTGCACAACATGGGTCGTGAGTACGGTGCCACCACCGGCCGTGCTCGCCGTTGCGGCTGGCTGGATGCCGTGCTGGTGCGCTATGCCGTCATGATCAATGGTGCTGACGAACTGGCCATCACAAACCTGGACGGCCTGGACGGTCTGGATACCATCCAGATCTGCACCGCCTACAAGCTGCGCGGTGAGACCATCCACTACCCGCCGAGCACCATCGAAGACATCGAAGCCTGCGAGCCCGTTTACGAAACCCACCAGGGTTGGAAACAGGATCTCAGCCAGATCAAAAACTTCGCAGACCTGCCAGAACTGGCTAAGGCCTACCTCAAGC of the Prosthecobacter dejongeii genome contains:
- a CDS encoding PEP-CTERM sorting domain-containing protein (PEP-CTERM proteins occur, often in large numbers, in the proteomes of bacteria that also encode an exosortase, a predicted intramembrane cysteine proteinase. The presence of a PEP-CTERM domain at a protein's C-terminus predicts cleavage within the sorting domain, followed by covalent anchoring to some some component of the (usually Gram-negative) cell surface. Many PEP-CTERM proteins exhibit an unusual sequence composition that includes large numbers of potential glycosylation sites. Expression of one such protein has been shown restore the ability of a bacterium to form floc, a type of biofilm.); translation: MKIRILLYRCLLSILVYAGFSLQAMAQTATWNSTGTGLWTETTKWSWTGTVPGTALPDAATSILLSNGGTISLKDTTQSILGLTMNNGRLEITKDTSGGILGVGGAIVFGSNAGTNSFITVDGLGSEMNKTGATQFHLGSSGTATLTVSNQGKVTSSGTIHVGLGNSAGIGTGILNVNSQGQLITSTTFILGYRGNGTMNVESGGFVKSPNGYIAGYGQDANRVQGTAAVKVSGTGSKWEVGPLFVGHTGTGSLVVEDNGLVASSSTTAIGFYNAGTATGATGPPAPTKYGTGTVTVRTGGQWQSTGAVSIGTTGGTGTLNVASQGRVNVGGGAGAITVGSTGVMNIGGNPLLDASPLAPGLIFAATITGGGFYDTALNFFHNDITGDYHLTKTGLSTGEHVALASTLNVNVLAGTTTLSGTNAGLTGTVTIGGLAGTSARLVTKHAQSLGIGQIVVKDNGTLEIGQNVTTAQMNNLMLEGGSALSLKAHATGGEFAPRLNLSGWLETLVNEGEKITLYLSGTSAITNPELYDWTFLRAQQGIYADVTNLFEVVSDVPGFYVFQREDTLVLGMNALVPEPGRVFLCGLGLAGLGLRRRR
- a CDS encoding TonB-dependent receptor, translated to MKLTHSPFRTLPHGFAWTSTLGLLGSLAAQTAAPTPAVNPATEGEPTDELPEIVVTTTSEKVYKPERLQSPKYTEPLRDVPQTITVIPKAVIEDRGAFSLRDVLRNTPGISMQAGEGGGGLSGDNLSIRGFTSRGDLYQDGVRDTGSYNRDPFNTEQVEVTKGPSSSSNGRGSTGGSINLTSKLANQEQGGSVSQSFGTDNLYRTTADYNQPISDHMALRVNGMYHSADTPGRDVVNQERYGLAASLAFGLGTETRAYINYQHLSENNIPDYGIPWVPANGTFSGSGTRLNNYKDKAPPVSFDNFYGRENTDFEDVQSDIITGILEHDFSDKLKLRNVLRYGRVYRNSVITAPRFFDTVPTAQIPDPANPGQFINDPATVGNQYTSALNRQMQAREQTQEILSNQTNFTAEFDTGILKHALVTGMELTWERQVNANAARADAAGRSDIFNPGLNDGVYTGRPVLPGGAESHLDTFSLYAFDTISIAKYVELNGGLRYDHLEYESRNPGGSAGFSGSDDLISWKAGIVVKPVEYGSIYFSYGTSFNPSIDTNVGLGLTAAVADLNPEENRSYELGTKWDLFDERLSLTAALFRSEKTNARTNDPILGTVLAGDQVVQGVEFGLAGNITKDWQVFAGYAYMESEVRDSAVVAELGQSLGNTPDHSFNIWTTYNLPFRVQVGFGAQYVGDRQNGNSNTSRTAPGYWTCDAMLNYQVNDKFNVRLNVYNLADERYIDRVGGGHFVPGAGRSAALTASYKF
- a CDS encoding Fe2+-dependent dioxygenase — protein: MLLTIPDVLTPDQTAHARQLLDATDWVDGKTTTGYQSAKAKDNMQLPESSPVARELGDMILAALSQNPLFVAAALPLRILPPMFNRYAGGQSFGTHVDNAIRQLPHSPVRIRTDLSATLFFSDPEEYEGGELCIEDLYGVKTVKLPAGHMVLYPSTSLHHVTPVTRGARVCSFFWLQSMIRDNGQRSLLFDLDLSIQRLAQELAGNPVAEKTSVQLTGVYHNLLRQWAEM
- a CDS encoding PepSY-associated TM helix domain-containing protein, with the translated sequence MHLTFHRSIFWAHLISGILAGIVILSIAISGLLIAYEVQLMDWANRDLRVPPPIATATHLDIETLLAKVQETKPDLKPSGITWKADPALPVTLSMGREGTYFANPYTGEFLGEGNHAWHDFFHAATDWHRFLTGTGLPREVGKAITGAGTLVFGILLASGIYLWWPRHWRWTNVRAVLLFNRKLKGRARDWNWHNVLGFWSAIPMLFIILTGLIMSYTWANNLLFRATGNEPPPPRTRPAGGPGAAPSDMAKGSPRGEGGPRGEGRPPMASAPVSLTGLAPLLQQAREQTPGWASLSLRMPQKPGDPFPVMVDRGGRGQVHLRTMLNLDTAQQKLLPSPDDITRQNLGRRLRMYSRYLHTGELFGFLGQTIAALCTLAAALLVWTGFALAWRRFFGRKTKASAT
- a CDS encoding metallophosphoesterase, producing the protein MRIRILSDLHQEFGATEIPREDCDLILLAGDIATKQNALPWIREFTGDTPTAYVCGNHEFYGEKLPRVTERLKEQTAGSNIHVLENDAFEVAGWHIYGCTLWTDMALQGEWTEGAVEAGDRMNDYKRIRTAQQGYRKLSPRDTRAIHVDSVQRMETFLSTHDPRRCIIVTHHAPSALSLPEHRRSELVSCAYASHLDSFIEKHQPALWVHGHIHHNSDYFIGETRVIANPQAYPNEPNKNFIPRLIVEMH